Proteins encoded within one genomic window of Prauserella marina:
- a CDS encoding RNA polymerase sigma factor — protein sequence MTEPRMRPDPAFALLNLYEQALPEVYGYLLARCGNRSLAEELTSETFLGAVQTCRRRDPGVISTAWLVGIARNKLVDHWRRREREERGLRLVHNTEQEETDPWPGELDTLFARQVLAELGPQHRAALTLRYLDGLGVAEVARQLDRTVHATEALLVRARNAFRQNYKRHQGHEGREGDRD from the coding sequence GTGACGGAACCACGGATGCGGCCGGATCCGGCATTCGCGCTGCTCAACCTCTACGAGCAGGCGTTGCCGGAGGTGTATGGCTACCTGCTGGCCCGTTGCGGAAACCGCTCACTGGCGGAGGAACTGACCTCGGAGACCTTTCTCGGAGCCGTGCAGACGTGCAGGAGGCGCGATCCCGGCGTGATCAGCACCGCCTGGCTCGTCGGCATCGCGCGAAACAAGCTCGTCGATCACTGGCGCAGACGAGAACGCGAGGAAAGGGGCCTGCGGCTCGTGCACAACACGGAGCAGGAGGAAACCGACCCGTGGCCTGGCGAGCTGGACACCCTGTTCGCCAGGCAGGTGCTGGCTGAGCTGGGGCCACAACACAGGGCCGCGCTGACCCTGCGCTACCTGGACGGGCTGGGGGTCGCCGAGGTGGCACGGCAGCTCGATCGCACCGTGCACGCGACCGAGGCGCTGCTGGTCAGGGCCCGCAACGCCTTCCGCCAGAACTACAAGAGACATCAGGGACACGAGGGAAGGGAGGGTGACCGTGACTGA